In Neofelis nebulosa isolate mNeoNeb1 chromosome 10, mNeoNeb1.pri, whole genome shotgun sequence, one DNA window encodes the following:
- the SMPD1 gene encoding sphingomyelin phosphodiesterase isoform X2 — protein sequence MPRHGVSPGQGHRRSGPEQESDRTRGSPRLRLLWMGLPLILALVLWAPAGAHPLPVQSQHVGRLVPQLRDAFGWWNLSCPVCKSLFTAIDFGLKKESGVEWVGSIATKLCKLLKIAPPAVCQSTVQLFEDDVVEVWTRSVLSPSEACGLLLGSTCGHWDVFSSWNISLPAVPKPAPQPPKPPAPGAPVSRILFLTDLHWDHDYLEGTDPDCENPLCCRQDSGLPPASRPGAGYWGEYSKCDLPLRTLESLLSGLGPAGPFDMVYWTGDIPAHNIWHQSRQDQLRALTTVTALVKKFLGPVPVYPAVGNHESTPVNGFPPPFIEGNHSSSWLYEAMAKAWESWLPPEALHTLRIGGFYALSPRPGLRLISLNMNFCSRENFWLLINSTDPAGQLQWLVGELQAAEDRGDKVHIIGHIPPGHCLKSWSWNYYRIVARYENTLAGQFFGHTHVDEFEVFYDEETLSRPLSVAFLAPSATTYIGLNPVSPPSLQVTGSTK from the exons ATGCCCCGCCATGGAGTATCTCCCGGCCAGGGCCACCGCAGGTCCGGCCCGGAGCAGGAATCGGACCGGACCCGAGGATCCCCCAGACTGAGGCTTCTGTGGATgggcctgcctctgattctggcGTTGGTTCTCTGGGCCCCGGCCGGGGCCCACCCTCTTCCCGTCCAAAGCCAACACGTCGGTCGCTTAGTGCCCCAGCTCCGTGACGCCTTTGGGTGGTGGAACCTCAGCTGCCCAGTTTGCAAAAGCTTGTTCACCGCTATCGACTTTGGGCTGAAG AAGGAGTCCGGTGTGGAGTGGGTGGGCTCCATAGCCACCAAGCTCTGCAAACTGCTGAAGATAGCACCACCCGCTGTGTGCCAGTCAACTGTCCAGCTCTTTGAAGATGATGTGGTGGAGGTGTGGACACGTTCAGTGCTGAGCCCATCTGAGGCCTGTGGTCTGCTCCTGGGCTCCACTTGTGGGCACTGGGACGTCTTCTCATCTTGGAACATCTCTTTGCCAGCTGTACCAAAGCCGGCCCCACAACCACCCAAGCCCCcggccccaggcgcccctgtcagccGCATCCTCTTTCTCACTGACCTGCACTGGGATCATGACTACCTGGAGGGCACAGATCCTGACTGTGAGAACCCACTGTGTTGCCGCCAGGATTCTGGCCTGCCACCTGCCTCCCGCCCAGGTGCTGGATACTGGGGCGAGTACAGCAAGTGTGACCTGCCCCTGCGGACCCTGGAGAGCCTGTTGAGCGGGCTGGGCCCTGCCGGCCCCTTTGATATGGTGTACTGGACAGGAGACATCCCCGCCCACAATATCTGGCACCAATCACGTCAGGACCAGCTTCGGGCCCTGACCACTGTCACAGCCCTTGTGAAGAAGTTCTTGGGGCCAGTGCCTGTGTACCCTGCTGTGGGCAACCATGAGAGCACACCTGTCAAtggcttccctccccccttcataGAGGGCAATCACTCTTCCAGCTGGCTCTATGAGGCAATGGCCAAGGCATGGGAGTCCTGGCTCCCTCCTGAAGCCCTTCACACCCTCAG AATTGGGGGGTTCTATGCCCTTTCCCCACGCCCTGGCCTCCGCCTCATCTCTCTCAATATGAATTTTTGTTCCCGTGAGAACTTCTGGCTCTTGATCAACTCCACAGATCCTGCTGGACAGCTCCAGTGGCTGGTAGGAGAGCTTCAGGCAGCTGAGGATCGAGGAGACAAG GTACATATAATTGGCCACATCCCCCCAGGGCACTGCTTGAAAAGCTGGAGCTGGAATTATTATCGAATTGTAGCCAG GTATGAGAACACCTTGGCTGGTCAGTTCTTTGGCCACACCCACGTGGATGAGTTTGAGGTATTCTATGATGAGGAGACCCTGAGCCGGCCACTGTCTGTAGCCTTCCTGGCACCCAGTGCCACCACCTACATCGGCCTTAATCCTG TCAGCCCTCCCTCCTTGCAGGTTACCGGGTCTACCAAATAG
- the SMPD1 gene encoding sphingomyelin phosphodiesterase isoform X1, protein MPRHGVSPGQGHRRSGPEQESDRTRGSPRLRLLWMGLPLILALVLWAPAGAHPLPVQSQHVGRLVPQLRDAFGWWNLSCPVCKSLFTAIDFGLKKESGVEWVGSIATKLCKLLKIAPPAVCQSTVQLFEDDVVEVWTRSVLSPSEACGLLLGSTCGHWDVFSSWNISLPAVPKPAPQPPKPPAPGAPVSRILFLTDLHWDHDYLEGTDPDCENPLCCRQDSGLPPASRPGAGYWGEYSKCDLPLRTLESLLSGLGPAGPFDMVYWTGDIPAHNIWHQSRQDQLRALTTVTALVKKFLGPVPVYPAVGNHESTPVNGFPPPFIEGNHSSSWLYEAMAKAWESWLPPEALHTLRIGGFYALSPRPGLRLISLNMNFCSRENFWLLINSTDPAGQLQWLVGELQAAEDRGDKVHIIGHIPPGHCLKSWSWNYYRIVARYENTLAGQFFGHTHVDEFEVFYDEETLSRPLSVAFLAPSATTYIGLNPGYRVYQIDGNYPGSSHVVLDHETYILNLTQANEPGAIPHWQRLYRARETYGLPNALPAAWHDLVYRMRGDTQLFQTFWFLYHKGHPPSEPCGMPCRLTTLCAQLSARSDSPALCRHLVPDGSLPDVQSLQPRPSFC, encoded by the exons ATGCCCCGCCATGGAGTATCTCCCGGCCAGGGCCACCGCAGGTCCGGCCCGGAGCAGGAATCGGACCGGACCCGAGGATCCCCCAGACTGAGGCTTCTGTGGATgggcctgcctctgattctggcGTTGGTTCTCTGGGCCCCGGCCGGGGCCCACCCTCTTCCCGTCCAAAGCCAACACGTCGGTCGCTTAGTGCCCCAGCTCCGTGACGCCTTTGGGTGGTGGAACCTCAGCTGCCCAGTTTGCAAAAGCTTGTTCACCGCTATCGACTTTGGGCTGAAG AAGGAGTCCGGTGTGGAGTGGGTGGGCTCCATAGCCACCAAGCTCTGCAAACTGCTGAAGATAGCACCACCCGCTGTGTGCCAGTCAACTGTCCAGCTCTTTGAAGATGATGTGGTGGAGGTGTGGACACGTTCAGTGCTGAGCCCATCTGAGGCCTGTGGTCTGCTCCTGGGCTCCACTTGTGGGCACTGGGACGTCTTCTCATCTTGGAACATCTCTTTGCCAGCTGTACCAAAGCCGGCCCCACAACCACCCAAGCCCCcggccccaggcgcccctgtcagccGCATCCTCTTTCTCACTGACCTGCACTGGGATCATGACTACCTGGAGGGCACAGATCCTGACTGTGAGAACCCACTGTGTTGCCGCCAGGATTCTGGCCTGCCACCTGCCTCCCGCCCAGGTGCTGGATACTGGGGCGAGTACAGCAAGTGTGACCTGCCCCTGCGGACCCTGGAGAGCCTGTTGAGCGGGCTGGGCCCTGCCGGCCCCTTTGATATGGTGTACTGGACAGGAGACATCCCCGCCCACAATATCTGGCACCAATCACGTCAGGACCAGCTTCGGGCCCTGACCACTGTCACAGCCCTTGTGAAGAAGTTCTTGGGGCCAGTGCCTGTGTACCCTGCTGTGGGCAACCATGAGAGCACACCTGTCAAtggcttccctccccccttcataGAGGGCAATCACTCTTCCAGCTGGCTCTATGAGGCAATGGCCAAGGCATGGGAGTCCTGGCTCCCTCCTGAAGCCCTTCACACCCTCAG AATTGGGGGGTTCTATGCCCTTTCCCCACGCCCTGGCCTCCGCCTCATCTCTCTCAATATGAATTTTTGTTCCCGTGAGAACTTCTGGCTCTTGATCAACTCCACAGATCCTGCTGGACAGCTCCAGTGGCTGGTAGGAGAGCTTCAGGCAGCTGAGGATCGAGGAGACAAG GTACATATAATTGGCCACATCCCCCCAGGGCACTGCTTGAAAAGCTGGAGCTGGAATTATTATCGAATTGTAGCCAG GTATGAGAACACCTTGGCTGGTCAGTTCTTTGGCCACACCCACGTGGATGAGTTTGAGGTATTCTATGATGAGGAGACCCTGAGCCGGCCACTGTCTGTAGCCTTCCTGGCACCCAGTGCCACCACCTACATCGGCCTTAATCCTG GTTACCGGGTCTACCAAATAGATGGCAATTATCCGGGGAGCTCTCATGTGGTCCTAGATCATGAAACCTACATCCTGAACCTGACACAGGCTAATGAGCCAGGAGCCATACCACACTGGCAGCGTCTCTATAGAGCTCGAGAAACCTACGGGTTGCCCAATGCACTGCCTGCCGCCTGGCATGATCTGGTGTACCGCATGCGGGGTGACACACAACTTTTCCAGACCTTCTGGTTTCTCTACCATAAGGGCCACCCCCCCTCAGAGCCCTGTGGCATGCCCTGCCGCCTGACTACACTGTGCGCCCAGCTCTCAGCTCGCTCGGATAGCCCTGCTCTATGTCGCCATCTGGTGCCAGACGGAAGCCTCCCTGATGTCCAGAGCCTGCAGCCAAGGCCATCTTTCTGCTAG